The nucleotide window TGGTATCTCTATACAAGATCGATACAACGAAAGCTATAATAACCTCATGAAACGTATTGAAACGTTGGTTATTGAAAGTGGCAAAATTGTAATTGTTTCGGGCCACGAGCATAATATACAGTATATAGAAAGTGAGGATGACGTTAAGCAGATCGTTTCAGGTGCAGGTTCAAAAGAATCCTTTGCTGCTTTAGGAAAAGAAGGTCTTTTTAGCTATGGCCGTCAAGGATTTGCCGAGCTTACCGTTTTTAAGGATGGAAGCAGTTGGGTACGGATTTATAGTGCTGAGAATGGAGAGCCAAAATTATTGTTTCAACATGAAGTTTATCCTCCTGATGAACAGTTCGATTTATCACAATTGCCAGATGAGTTTCCTGAAGAAGTAGAAACTTCGATATATACAAAACCAGAAACAGATGTTTCAAGCTTTTATGAAACTGTTTTGGGAGATCGATACCGTGATGTTTACGGAGCGAATATCAAAGTAAAGGTTGCCACATTGGATACTCTTTATGGAGGATTAGAAGTCGTAAGAGCTGGAGGTGGTCACCAAACTAGATCTTTAAGATTAAAAAGAAAAGATGGCAGGGAATTAAATATGAGGGCTCTTCGTAAGAGCGCAACACAATATTTGCAAACCGTATTGTTCAAGGATACCTATATCCAAGATGATTTTGAGCAGACCGAAATAGAAGATTTAATATTGGATTTTTATACCGCTGCACATCCATATGCATTTTTAGCAATGCCAGATTTATCGGATGCTGCTGCCGTTTATCATACCAATCCTAAACTTTATTATATACCAAAACATAAAGCGCTTGGAAAATATAATAAAGATTATGGTGGAGAAATTTATATGATCGTTGAACGACCTGAAGAAAATTATACCAGCGAGCGCACATTCGGTTATGCAGATGATATTGAGAGCACACACGATATTATTGAGAAAATCCGTGAAGACGAAAAGTATAAGATAGATGAGGAAGTTTATATACGCTCGCGATTGTTTGATATGCTTGTGGGGGATTGGGATAGACACCAAGACCAATGGCGTTGGGCACAATTCGACATGAACAATGGAGACAAGATTTATCGCCCTATTCCACGAGATCGAGATCAGGTATTTTCAAATTTCGATGGTGCCTTGTTAGATTTAATGAGAGTTATTTCTGGTTCTGCAAAAACATTACAGGTTTACGATGCAGAACTTAAGGATATTGAATGGATGAATGCGGCAGGTGTAAAGCTGGATAGGGTTTTGGTTCAGCAATCTGAATTAAGGGCATGGTTAAACCAGGCAAGATATCTACAGGATCATATTTCAGATGAGGTAATTGAAAATGCCTTCAATAAAATTCCTGAAGAGGTTAGGGGTAAAACAATAGATGATATCAAGGAGAAGCTAAAAGGACGTAGGGAGAATATGATTGATATTGCTACTCGTTATTATAATTATCTTAATGGCTTAGTGATATTAACGGGTACGGATAAAGATGATTATATTGAAATCACTAGGGTAGGCGATGGGCAAACACATGTTAAAATTTCAAGGATTAAGGATGGGGAAAAGGCAGATGTAATTGTTGATAGAACTTTTGATAGATCCGTCACAAAAGAAATTTGGATTTATGGTTTAGATGATGACGATATTTTTGAAACCAATGGAAAGGCAAATAATCCTATTTTCACTAGAATCATAGGAGGTTTAGGTAATGATATTTATCGCCTAAATGAAGGTCGAAGAATTAAAGTTTATGACCACCAATCCAAGAAAAACACTTTTGAGAAAAAAGGTGGTGCCCAAATTAAAACCACTGACGTTTATAACTTAAACTTATTCGACTTTCAGAAGTATATT belongs to Aegicerativicinus sediminis and includes:
- a CDS encoding metallophosphoesterase, giving the protein MKISLKVVFALSLIFLISACATYKPQYASEDFKEIEFPEKKEINRTFYLIGDAGVSPMDGMSEGLMAFKKYIEGRGTKDDYAIFLGDNIYPEGMPKDKSSARPYAENNLNAQVKAVTDFKGSTLFIPGNHDWYSKGPVGLKDEEKFIEDALGDNTFQPENGCPLESIDISDTVQLLVVDSQWFLTNWDYHPTINDDCEIKTRERFFIELEGEIKKAQGKTVVLAMHHPMFTYGAHGGHYSLRKHLFPLQSDIPMPGLASLLTQIRTQGGISIQDRYNESYNNLMKRIETLVIESGKIVIVSGHEHNIQYIESEDDVKQIVSGAGSKESFAALGKEGLFSYGRQGFAELTVFKDGSSWVRIYSAENGEPKLLFQHEVYPPDEQFDLSQLPDEFPEEVETSIYTKPETDVSSFYETVLGDRYRDVYGANIKVKVATLDTLYGGLEVVRAGGGHQTRSLRLKRKDGRELNMRALRKSATQYLQTVLFKDTYIQDDFEQTEIEDLILDFYTAAHPYAFLAMPDLSDAAAVYHTNPKLYYIPKHKALGKYNKDYGGEIYMIVERPEENYTSERTFGYADDIESTHDIIEKIREDEKYKIDEEVYIRSRLFDMLVGDWDRHQDQWRWAQFDMNNGDKIYRPIPRDRDQVFSNFDGALLDLMRVISGSAKTLQVYDAELKDIEWMNAAGVKLDRVLVQQSELRAWLNQARYLQDHISDEVIENAFNKIPEEVRGKTIDDIKEKLKGRRENMIDIATRYYNYLNGLVILTGTDKDDYIEITRVGDGQTHVKISRIKDGEKADVIVDRTFDRSVTKEIWIYGLDDDDIFETNGKANNPIFTRIIGGLGNDIYRLNEGRRIKVYDHQSKKNTFEKKGGAQIKTTDVYNLNLFDFQKYISKNSVMTPSIGYNPDDGVKVGFQTTKVINGFQRNPFSHQHKLKGGYFFATKGFALSYDGEFANIMNDWNLQLTGLFTSNNFTFNYFGYGNDTENLDDDLGLDYNRVKTSIIRASGGILRKPAFGSDYGIRAIVEGIKIEQTDDRYITDEFVERDEEFYERKYFGSLEAEFKYHSSDNNLNPTRGMNFLLNIGGTSNFDDFDSTFGYINTDIGFYNALTRNRKLVLKTDARAQFRIGDDYMFYQAANLGGRNGLRGYRTERFTGRSSFVGSADVRYSFRSFQTKILPIQIGIFTGFDVGRVWAKGENSKQWHNDYGGGFWVTAAESISGTFNLFHGAEGLRFSFGFGLNF